A region of the Leptospira ellinghausenii genome:
CCTCATGCGGTATATTTCTAATAAAATCGATTCTCCATTTATCGAAGAGGTTTTGGAGTAGAGTATGATTTCCAACGCTTCCATGTTGTAGTTCACGAGCTATGTCTCTATGCATTCTTTCATGAGCGCCATTTTGGTAAGGTTTACTCGGTTGGATACAATCGCGCGATACCAAGGGAGAGCCACCAAAGAGATTGCATCGAAGCGAAAGGCGGACCATTGTCAGAGCGAATGACATCAGGTAGTTCATATATAGAGAATAACCTAATAAATTCAGCCTTAACGGAAGTGATGTCACCTTTCTTAAGAGTTTTAATAGAGAGAAGGAATTTGGAGAAATCAGCTCTAATCGTGAGAGTACTGACTTTCTATCTGTCAGGAGTATACCTCAATTCTTTGAAGTCAACAGTCCAAACGTGGTTAGGACTTGTAGCTTTCTCAGGCATAGAGATTCTTTGACCCGCATTTGCGAGTCTCTTTTTTCTCTTAGTCTCTCGTAATCCTGCTTTTTTATGGAGGAGAATGTGGCGTAGCCCGAACGAGGTTGATAGTGCCGAAGTGAAGCGTATTCCCGAAGTTATATGCAGTGTTCAACAAATTCAACTTTCGACTTTAATCTAAGTTATAAGCGATTGAGTGTAATCTATAAAAGCTTTTCTTATTGATAAATTTAAAGTTCTTATATTTTCAAATTGATCCACATTGATGGAAATTTTTTGAAAAGATTCTATTGGGTCTATGCTTGCGCCTAAAATTGAGTTATAATTTGTATTCCAGTTCAGATGAAAAC
Encoded here:
- a CDS encoding integrase core domain-containing protein → MNYLMSFALTMVRLSLRCNLFGGSPLVSRDCIQPSKPYQNGAHERMHRDIARELQHGSVGNHTLLQNLFDKWRIDFIRNIPHEALNMKTPEQIYVKSHRLFYPNAELLIAYPFGFKQRLFNKRGCINWNGHLIMVGNTFNGFNVGI